A single genomic interval of Primulina huaijiensis isolate GDHJ02 chromosome 7, ASM1229523v2, whole genome shotgun sequence harbors:
- the LOC140980186 gene encoding F-box/LRR-repeat/kelch-repeat protein At1g09650-like — MWSNLPFDLIVNIFSYLSPDSFACAKAVCRSWHDAAKGASELSSCHRHPPWFLALPTRSRGLSWIAHNPISNNWHVLSLDHISCPVRPIATIGGLVLLRVTSSTSLKLAICNPFTRQFKHLGMLNVTRTNPAVGVVEHDLSHKFSNLGFKIYVAGGISEFASGGAVYQPTVEMYQSSDDTWKRVSLMPVEFAVRLTVWTPNESVFSDGILYWMTSARAYCVMGFELETNKWRELSVPMADKLAFATLVARNWNLTLVGGTDVRNICIWEIGNDGVWSLVEKVPIELGIRLLGSEGHCASVKCVGIDGAICLYRDIGAGLIVWREVFGEGKWEWNWIEGCSLIGDKQIQNFPIKGLLLQPNFACSTFLSR, encoded by the coding sequence ATGTGGAGCAATCTTCCCTTTGATTTAATAGTCAACATCTTCTCCTACCTGTCCCCGGATTCGTTCGCTTGTGCCAAAGCCGTCTGCCGGAGTTGGCATGATGCAGCCAAGGGTGCGTCAGAGTTGTCATCGTGCCACCGTCACCCGCCGTGGTTCTTGGCCTTGCCGACTCGCAGTAGAGGCCTTTCTTGGATTGCCCACAACCCAATCAGCAACAATTGGCATGTGTTGAGTCTTGACCACATCAGTTGCCCAGTTAGGCCTATTGCTACAATTGGTGGCCTGGTACTTTTGAGGGTCACGAGCTCTACATCCCTTAAGCTTGCCATATGCAACCCTTTTACCAGGCAGTTTAAACACCTTGGTATGCTAAATGTGACGAGAACCAATCCGGCTGTAGGAGTGGTGGAACATGATTTAAGCCATAAATTTTCGAATTTGGGTTTCAAGATATATGTGGCAGGTGGGATATCAGAGTTTGCCAGTGGCGGTGCAGTGTATCAACCAACCGTAGAAATGTACCAATCGAGTGATGACACATGGAAAAGAGTAAGCCTAATGCCGGTAGAATTTGCTGTGAGGCTAACAGTTTGGACACCAAATGAGAGTGTGTTTTCAGACGGGATACTGTATTGGATGACCTCCGCTCGGGCTTATTGTGTGATGGGATTCGAACTTGAGACGAATAAATGGAGAGAATTGAGTGTGCCTATGGCAGATAAGCTCGCATTCGCGACATTGGTGGCAAGAAACTGGAATTTGACCTTGGTTGGAGGCACTGACGTCAGAAATATATGTATTTGGGAGATAGGGAACGATGGTGTTTGGAGTCTCGTCGAGAAGGTACCAATTGAATTGGGAATTAGGCTTTTGGGAAGTGAGGGACATTGTGCTAGTGTTAAGTGTGTTGGCATTGATGGGGCAATTTGTTTGTATAGAGATATTGGGGCAGGGCTCATTGTTTGGAGGGAGGTTTTTGGTGAAGGGAAATGGGAATGGAATTGGATCGAAGGGTGTTCCCTCATTGGAGACAAACAAATTCAGAATTTCCCAATTAAAGGATTGTTGCTACAACCAAACTTTGCTTGTTCTACTTTTTTGAGTCGCTGA
- the LOC140981490 gene encoding butanoate--CoA ligase AAE1-like isoform X1 — MNLFLRRRTSHLVARRILSAVSSKVHSWGNNSRQLCELTANLEDLSRKKFEGLVRCPVNYVPLTPISFLERAARVYGDRTSVVYGSYRCSWEETHLRCVKLASAMAQLGISGFDVVATLAPNVPAMQELHFAAPMAGAILCTLNTRHDSNMISILLHHSEAKIIFVDHQLLHIAQQAFHILASEYKTKPPILVLIPEHNNPSPSCDIPDIHEYESFLASGDGEFVARRPETEWDPISINYTSGTTSRPKGVVYNHRGAYINALATASMHGMGSMPVYLWTVPMFHCNGWCLIWGLAALGGTNICLTQVEPKEIFNSIVLHHVTHMSGAPTVLNMIINSSDQKQLPHKVNITTGGAPPPPSILSKIEELGFRVSHLYGLTEVYGPGTSCIWKPEWDSLPQEERFRFKARQGMEHFGLEEVDVKDPTTMKSVPKDGATMGEIMFRGNTVMSGYLKDLKATQEAFAGGWFRSGDLGVKHEDGYIEVKDRSKDIVISGGENISTIEVETVLYRHSAVLEAAVVARPDNHWGQTPCAFVKLKDGFDVDPQDIMSFCRDHLPHYMAPRTVVFGDLPRTSTGKIQKYILREKARALGSLS, encoded by the exons atgaatttatttctCCGGCGGCGTACCTCACACCTCGTAGCTCGTCGGATCTTAAGTGCCGTATCAAGCAAAGTGCACTCTTGGGGTAATAATTCCCGCCAACTCTGTGAATTGACTGCAAATCTCGAAGATCTGTCGCGGAAGAAATTCGAGGGTTTGGTGAGGTGTCCGGTGAATTACGTGCCGTTAACGCCGATTAGCTTTCTGGAGAGAGCTGCGAGGGTTTATGGAGATAGAACTTCGGTTGTGTACGGCAGCTACAGATGCAGTTGGGAAGAGACTCATCTGAGGTGTGTGAAGCTTGCCTCTGCGATGGCCCAGCTAGGGATTTCTGGATTCGACGTG GTAGCAACCCTGGCCCCTAACGTACCAGCAATGCAAGAATTGCATTTTGCAGCGCCAATGGCCGGAGCAATTCTCTGCACATTGAACACTCGCCACGATTCCAATATGATTTCGATCCTGCTGCACCATTCCGAAGCCAAGATTATCTTTGTCGACCATCAATTACTTCATATCGCTCAGCAAGCATTCCATATTCTCGCTTCAGAATACAAAACCAAACCACCAATTCTAGTGCTCATCCCCGAACATAACAATCCATCTCCCTCGTGTGATATTCCCGATATCCATGAGTACGAGTCGTTCTTGGCTAGCGGAGATGGTGAATTTGTCGCCAGACGACCCGAAACTGAGTGGGACCCTATTAGTATTAACTACACTTCCGGCACTACGTCTAGACCAAAAGGGGTGGTTTATAACCATCGGGGCGCGTATATAAACGCACTTGCCACGGCGTCTATGCACGGGATGGGGTCTATGCCCGTCTATCTTTGGACAGTGCCGATGTTTCACTGTAACGGGTGGTGCCTTATTTGGGGGCTAGCAGCTTTGGGTGGCACCAACATCTGCCTTACGCAAGTTGAGCCTAAGGAAATTTTTAACAGCATCGTGCTTCACCATGTTACACATATGAGTGGAGCACCCACAGTATTAAACATGATTATTAATTCAAGCGATCAAAAGCAACTTCCTCACAAAGTCAACATAACGACCGGTGgtgcaccaccaccaccttcAATCCTTTCCAAGATAGAAGAGCTGGGATTTCGGGTTTCACACTTGTATGGGCTTACGGAAGTTTATGGGCCTGGTACGTCATGCATATGGAAACCCGAGTGGGATTCTTTGCCTCAGGAGGAGCGGTTCAGGTTTAAAGCAAGGCAAGGAATGGAGCATTTTGGCTTGGAGGAAGTTGATGTGAAAGATCCCACTACCATGAAGAGTGTTCCAAAAGACGGCGCAACAATGGGTGAAATTATGTTTCGGGGGAACACGGTAATGAGCGGATACCTAAAAGACCTTAAAGCTACCCAAGAAGCCTTTGCGGGTGGATGGTTTAGAAGTGGCGATCTTGGTGTAAAACATGAAGATGGGTACATAGAAGTGAAGGACAGGTCAAAAGATATAGTAATCTCGGGCGGGGAAAATATAAGCACGATTGAAGTCGAAACAGTCTTGTACCGGCATTCAGCAGTTCTTGAAGCAGCTGTTGTAGCAAGACCTGATAACCACTGGGGGCAGACTCCCTGtgcatttgtgaagttaaaagaTGGATTTGACGTTGATCCTCAAGATATAATGAGCTTTTGCAGGGATCATTTGCCTCATTATATGGCACCGAGGACCGTTGTTTTCGGCGATCTACCACGAACTTCAACTGGTAAGATTCAGAAGTACATATTAAGGGAAAAAGCTAGGGCCTTAGGCAGTCTTTCTTGA
- the LOC140981010 gene encoding MAPK kinase substrate protein At1g80180-like — MAGLQRSEVSFRRQGSSGLVWDDKIVSGELNQLAQPKQENNSKENQHEGNESKNDAVTSTPVAASEDSARVPGLKIERSRSNGEGRGFRTGRVSPAVEPPSPKVSACGFCSAFGKNEKTRRQRLKPVKRVM, encoded by the coding sequence ATGGCTGGTTTGCAGAGATCGGAGGTGTCGTTTAGGAGGCAAGGCTCCTCGGGATTGGTGTGGGACGACAAAATTGTCTCTGGTGAGTTGAATCAGCTCGCACAGCCTAAACAGGAAAACAACAGCAAGGAAAATCAGCATGAAGGGAATGAATCGAAGAATGATGCGGTCACCTCTACTCCAGTAGCCGCCTCCGAGGATTCGGCGCGAGTTCCTGGACTGAAGATCGAGAGAAGCAGATCCAACGGCGAAGGAAGGGGGTTCAGGACCGGGAGAGTGTCCCCGGCGGTCGAGCCGCCGTCGCCGAAGGTTTCAGCTTGTGGGTTTTGCAGTGCATTTGGGAAAAACGAGAAGACGCGCCGCCAACGTTTGAAGCCCGTCAAGCGCGTGATGTGA
- the LOC140981490 gene encoding isovalerate--CoA ligase AAE2-like isoform X2, with the protein MQLGRDSSEVCEACLCDGPARDFWIRREQVATLAPNVPAMQELHFAAPMAGAILCTLNTRHDSNMISILLHHSEAKIIFVDHQLLHIAQQAFHILASEYKTKPPILVLIPEHNNPSPSCDIPDIHEYESFLASGDGEFVARRPETEWDPISINYTSGTTSRPKGVVYNHRGAYINALATASMHGMGSMPVYLWTVPMFHCNGWCLIWGLAALGGTNICLTQVEPKEIFNSIVLHHVTHMSGAPTVLNMIINSSDQKQLPHKVNITTGGAPPPPSILSKIEELGFRVSHLYGLTEVYGPGTSCIWKPEWDSLPQEERFRFKARQGMEHFGLEEVDVKDPTTMKSVPKDGATMGEIMFRGNTVMSGYLKDLKATQEAFAGGWFRSGDLGVKHEDGYIEVKDRSKDIVISGGENISTIEVETVLYRHSAVLEAAVVARPDNHWGQTPCAFVKLKDGFDVDPQDIMSFCRDHLPHYMAPRTVVFGDLPRTSTGKIQKYILREKARALGSLS; encoded by the exons ATGCAGTTGGGAAGAGACTCATCTGAGGTGTGTGAAGCTTGCCTCTGCGATGGCCCAGCTAGGGATTTCTGGATTCGACGTG AACAGGTAGCAACCCTGGCCCCTAACGTACCAGCAATGCAAGAATTGCATTTTGCAGCGCCAATGGCCGGAGCAATTCTCTGCACATTGAACACTCGCCACGATTCCAATATGATTTCGATCCTGCTGCACCATTCCGAAGCCAAGATTATCTTTGTCGACCATCAATTACTTCATATCGCTCAGCAAGCATTCCATATTCTCGCTTCAGAATACAAAACCAAACCACCAATTCTAGTGCTCATCCCCGAACATAACAATCCATCTCCCTCGTGTGATATTCCCGATATCCATGAGTACGAGTCGTTCTTGGCTAGCGGAGATGGTGAATTTGTCGCCAGACGACCCGAAACTGAGTGGGACCCTATTAGTATTAACTACACTTCCGGCACTACGTCTAGACCAAAAGGGGTGGTTTATAACCATCGGGGCGCGTATATAAACGCACTTGCCACGGCGTCTATGCACGGGATGGGGTCTATGCCCGTCTATCTTTGGACAGTGCCGATGTTTCACTGTAACGGGTGGTGCCTTATTTGGGGGCTAGCAGCTTTGGGTGGCACCAACATCTGCCTTACGCAAGTTGAGCCTAAGGAAATTTTTAACAGCATCGTGCTTCACCATGTTACACATATGAGTGGAGCACCCACAGTATTAAACATGATTATTAATTCAAGCGATCAAAAGCAACTTCCTCACAAAGTCAACATAACGACCGGTGgtgcaccaccaccaccttcAATCCTTTCCAAGATAGAAGAGCTGGGATTTCGGGTTTCACACTTGTATGGGCTTACGGAAGTTTATGGGCCTGGTACGTCATGCATATGGAAACCCGAGTGGGATTCTTTGCCTCAGGAGGAGCGGTTCAGGTTTAAAGCAAGGCAAGGAATGGAGCATTTTGGCTTGGAGGAAGTTGATGTGAAAGATCCCACTACCATGAAGAGTGTTCCAAAAGACGGCGCAACAATGGGTGAAATTATGTTTCGGGGGAACACGGTAATGAGCGGATACCTAAAAGACCTTAAAGCTACCCAAGAAGCCTTTGCGGGTGGATGGTTTAGAAGTGGCGATCTTGGTGTAAAACATGAAGATGGGTACATAGAAGTGAAGGACAGGTCAAAAGATATAGTAATCTCGGGCGGGGAAAATATAAGCACGATTGAAGTCGAAACAGTCTTGTACCGGCATTCAGCAGTTCTTGAAGCAGCTGTTGTAGCAAGACCTGATAACCACTGGGGGCAGACTCCCTGtgcatttgtgaagttaaaagaTGGATTTGACGTTGATCCTCAAGATATAATGAGCTTTTGCAGGGATCATTTGCCTCATTATATGGCACCGAGGACCGTTGTTTTCGGCGATCTACCACGAACTTCAACTGGTAAGATTCAGAAGTACATATTAAGGGAAAAAGCTAGGGCCTTAGGCAGTCTTTCTTGA